The proteins below come from a single Deltaproteobacteria bacterium genomic window:
- a CDS encoding DUF2281 domain-containing protein has product MATTKPLEEIMKELPPEAQKEAWDFVDFLSQRYAPKPRIKKKPAFKWAGALKELGEKYTSVELQHEISKWRAEED; this is encoded by the coding sequence ATGGCCACTACAAAACCGCTTGAAGAAATCATGAAGGAGCTTCCTCCCGAGGCCCAAAAAGAGGCGTGGGATTTTGTGGATTTTTTATCCCAAAGATATGCCCCCAAGCCCCGTATTAAAAAGAAACCCGCCTTTAAATGGGCCGGCGCTCTTAAGGAACTTGGCGAGAAATATACTTCGGTCGAGTTACAACACGAGATTTCCAAATGGAGAGCCGAAGAGGATTGA
- a CDS encoding four helix bundle protein: MEKANRYKDLEIWKQGIQIVSRVYSLIKRFPSEEKFGLVSQMQRAAVSIPANIAEGFARRYAKEFKRFCLIALGSCSELETLVFIAQEQGFMDSAEKELLEEMLDKESKMIMSLTKKLG, translated from the coding sequence ATGGAGAAAGCGAATCGGTATAAAGACTTGGAAATTTGGAAACAAGGAATTCAAATTGTAAGCCGGGTTTATTCTTTGATAAAAAGGTTCCCTTCCGAAGAGAAATTCGGGCTGGTTTCGCAGATGCAGAGGGCGGCTGTTTCAATACCAGCCAATATCGCAGAAGGTTTTGCAAGGAGATATGCAAAGGAATTTAAAAGGTTTTGTTTGATTGCTTTGGGTTCTTGTTCGGAGCTTGAAACGTTGGTTTTTATCGCGCAGGAACAGGGTTTCATGGACAGCGCGGAAAAGGAGTTATTGGAGGAGATGCTCGATAAGGAGAGTAAGATGATTATGAGTTTGACCAAAAAGTTGGGCTGA